One genomic segment of Paenibacillus durus includes these proteins:
- the katA gene encoding catalase KatA codes for MSSNHDRLTTSWGAPVGDNQNSLTAGSRGPTLIQDVHLLEKLAHFNRERIPERVVHAKGAGAHGYFEVTQDLSQYTKTAFLSHIGKRTPMFIRFSTVAGELGSADTVRDPRGFAVKFYTEEGNYDLVGNNTPVFFIRDAIKFPDFIHTQKRHPQTHLKNPTAVWDFWSLSPESLHQVTILMSDRGIPATLRHMHGFGSHTFKWVNAEGQAVWVKYHFKTEQGIQNMDVDVAAKIAGEHPDYHTEDLFNAIANGDFPAWKLYVQIMPIEDADTYRFDPYDVTKVWSQQDYPLIEVGRMVLDRNPENYFAEVEQATFSPGSFVPGIEASPDKMLQGRLFAYADAHRYRVGPNHNQLPINRPQCPVHNHQRDGAMAYGSNGGASVYYEPNSFGGPKESPEHKIAPYEVSGQAASVAYDHDDHYTQPGDLYRLLSEDERARLVRNIVDAMKPVEQDDIKLRQIGHFYKADPEFGTRIAEGLGLSAAAEN; via the coding sequence ATGAGTTCAAACCATGACCGCTTAACGACCAGTTGGGGCGCTCCGGTAGGAGACAACCAAAATTCGCTTACCGCAGGCTCGCGAGGCCCGACCTTGATCCAAGACGTCCATCTGCTGGAAAAGCTGGCTCACTTCAACAGAGAGCGCATCCCGGAACGTGTCGTTCATGCCAAAGGCGCCGGAGCTCACGGATATTTTGAAGTCACTCAGGATCTTTCTCAATATACAAAGACAGCCTTCCTCTCCCACATTGGCAAACGCACGCCCATGTTCATCCGTTTCTCCACCGTTGCCGGCGAACTGGGTTCGGCCGATACCGTCCGCGATCCGCGCGGCTTTGCCGTCAAGTTCTACACCGAGGAAGGAAACTACGATCTTGTCGGCAATAACACTCCGGTCTTCTTCATCCGTGATGCGATCAAGTTCCCGGACTTTATCCATACGCAGAAGCGCCATCCTCAGACCCATCTGAAAAATCCGACAGCCGTCTGGGATTTCTGGTCCCTTTCGCCCGAGTCACTGCATCAGGTTACCATTCTGATGTCCGACCGCGGCATTCCGGCAACGCTGCGCCATATGCACGGCTTCGGCAGCCATACGTTCAAATGGGTCAACGCCGAAGGACAAGCCGTTTGGGTGAAATACCATTTTAAAACCGAGCAGGGTATTCAGAACATGGATGTCGATGTGGCAGCCAAAATCGCCGGAGAGCATCCGGATTACCATACGGAAGACTTATTCAACGCAATCGCCAACGGCGATTTCCCGGCATGGAAGCTGTACGTGCAGATTATGCCGATTGAAGACGCGGATACGTACCGCTTCGATCCGTACGATGTCACCAAAGTATGGTCGCAACAAGATTACCCGCTGATTGAGGTCGGCCGCATGGTTTTGGACCGCAATCCAGAGAACTATTTTGCCGAAGTGGAGCAGGCCACCTTCTCCCCGGGTTCCTTCGTTCCCGGCATCGAGGCTTCTCCCGACAAAATGCTGCAGGGCCGTCTGTTCGCCTATGCCGACGCCCACCGCTACCGGGTGGGACCGAACCATAATCAGCTCCCGATCAACCGTCCGCAGTGCCCGGTGCATAACCACCAACGAGACGGCGCGATGGCCTATGGCAGCAACGGCGGCGCCTCCGTATACTACGAACCGAACAGCTTCGGCGGACCGAAAGAGTCTCCGGAGCACAAGATTGCCCCATATGAAGTCTCCGGGCAGGCCGCCAGCGTCGCCTACGACCATGACGATCACTACACCCAGCCTGGCGATCTGTACCGCCTGCTGAGCGAAGACGAACGCGCCAGACTGGTGCGCAACATCGTCGATGCGATGAAGCCGGTGGAACAAGATGACATCAAGCTCCGCCAGATTGGCCATTTCTACAAAGCCGATCCCGAGTTCGGCACCCGAATTGCCGAAGGGCTCGGACTGTCAGCAGCGGCCGAGAACTAA
- a CDS encoding DUF1847 domain-containing protein: MADYSFSCTSCGVYNCTTREAEFPKACPTTNSDEVFLEEALDAYKKDELVSRIARASAEVEGQLYGKLTRVEEIIEFAKKLGAKKIGIATCAGLIQESKIFAKILKARGLEFYSVICKVGGVDKTEIGIPEKDKVRKGGHESLCNPLMQARILNAEQTDLNVVVGLCVGHDSLFMKYSDAPVTTLVTKDRVMGHNTVAALYTTGSYYAKLLRSE, translated from the coding sequence ATGGCGGATTATAGTTTTTCATGCACGAGCTGCGGTGTATACAACTGCACAACAAGGGAAGCGGAATTTCCGAAAGCCTGCCCCACGACGAATTCCGATGAGGTGTTCCTTGAGGAAGCCCTTGATGCTTATAAAAAGGACGAGCTGGTATCGAGAATCGCACGGGCATCGGCGGAGGTCGAGGGACAACTCTACGGCAAGCTGACCAGAGTCGAGGAGATTATTGAATTTGCCAAAAAATTGGGCGCAAAGAAGATCGGTATTGCAACCTGCGCCGGATTGATTCAGGAAAGCAAGATTTTTGCGAAAATTTTGAAAGCCCGGGGATTAGAATTCTATAGTGTCATATGCAAAGTCGGAGGCGTGGATAAGACCGAAATCGGCATCCCTGAAAAGGATAAAGTAAGAAAAGGCGGCCATGAGTCGCTCTGCAATCCGCTTATGCAGGCGAGGATCCTCAATGCGGAACAAACTGATCTGAATGTGGTGGTCGGACTTTGCGTCGGTCATGATTCGCTGTTCATGAAATATTCGGACGCCCCTGTAACAACGTTGGTGACGAAGGACCGTGTTATGGGCCATAACACGGTTGCCGCGCTGTATACGACAGGCTCGTACTACGCCAAGCTTCTCCGTTCAGAATAA